A genomic window from Purpureocillium takamizusanense chromosome 2, complete sequence includes:
- a CDS encoding uncharacterized protein (EggNog:ENOG503NX5N) — MVSQPEPNPSSALAPHPHHHHHSRRGHHPSSTTASSVASRPSLSRTKRYGRSHAGGTSYVPQNEFPVFAHSGDVEILVRAGAVENRYLLHRHTLTRCSGFFEASTSSEWSKARPLLAGGNELARIGEDPASLSDRIDGDAQGLTGAMPRKMWRYELDPGAGEGDVPMLVQRDDMRGGDASKSAIPSIFGAGSSVGASALKSSLRKGASGHSHSSSVPSNHVSFTRSVANLSLGPSLSQADEDILRDYDNLLRIFYNYPPMLDAINVADAYVQCKSLLGLADLYDALPVVGPRVDHHLLQFQSRLWKQIAKYPISYLRLGYLARSKVIFQEALIHVVGQWPAGERSLRAALPDVVLDIIEDKVDELEEAVSRVEGRLFRLSLKTPRGERVTPSNNYLEWLVISLFRQWLADNTAPQPPPDRNGRSGHHHHPSLPPAVPPLTSVGRAYRTLGSGNSAAFLGHDDCKKFLKLTPELYTRENLRRFEKRMDEIKAMARDIVRPLLGSGLELDLAGSSRTSDGISYLTCTAVGNRDLPWLTDS; from the coding sequence aTGGTCTCGCAGCCCGAACCCAACCCGTCTTCCGCGCTCGCACCCcatcctcatcaccatcatcactcGCGACGCGGGCACCAcccatcgtcaacgaccgcctcctccgtcgcctcccgcccctcGCTGTCCCGCACCAAGCGCTACGGCCGCTCccacgccggcggcaccTCGTACGTACCGCAAAACGAGTTCCCCGTCTTCGCGCACAGCGGCGATGTCGAAATTCtggtccgcgccggcgccgtcgagaatCGCTATCTACTGCACCGCCACACCCTgacgcgctgcagcggcttcttcgaggCCAGCACCTCGTCCGAGTGGTCCAAGGCACGGCCGCTTCTCGCCGGGGGGAACGAGCTCGCGCGCATCGGCGAGGACCCGGCTTCGCTGTCGGACCGCATCGATGGGGATGCACAGGGACTAACGGGCGCTATGCCGCGCAAGATGTGGAGGTATGAGCTCGATcctggcgcgggcgagggtgACGTCCCCATGCTTGTGCAAAGAGACGAcatgcgcggcggcgacgcctccaAGTCCGCGATTCCCTCCATCTTCGGCGCGGGTTCGAGCGTCGGCGCGTCAGCGCTCAAGTCGAGTCTGCGCAAAGGCGCCAGCGGCCACTCGCACTCATCGTCTGTGCCATCCAACCACGTCTCCTTCACCCGGTCCGTCGCCAACCTGAGTCTTGGCCCGAGCCTCTCCCAAGCCGACGAAGATATCCTGCGCGACTACGACAACCTGTTACGCATCTTCTACAACTATCCCCCGATGCTGGACGCCATCAACGTGGCTGATGCCTATGTACAATGCAAGTCGCTGCTTGGTCTCGCAGACCTCTACGATGCCCTCCCCGTAGTCGGTCCGCGCGTCGATCACCACCTGCTGCAGTTCCAATCGCGCCTCTGGAAGCAGATTGCCAAGTACCCGATCTCGTACCTGCGCTTGGGTTATCTCGCCCGCAGCAAGGTAATATTCCAGGAAGCTTTAATTCACGTGGTTGGTCAGTGGCCGGCTGGCGAGCGcagcctgcgcgccgcgttGCCGGACGTGGTGCTGGACATCATCGAAGACAAGGTGGACGAGCTTGAGGAGGCCGTTAGCCGCGTCGAAGGTCGCCTCTTCCGTCTGAGTCTAAAAACGCCGAGGGGCGAGCGCGTGACGCCGTCCAACAACTATCTCGAGTGGCTCGTCATCAGCCTCTTTCGGCAGTGGCTCGCCGACaacacggcgccgcagcccccTCCCGACCGAAACGGGCGCAgtggccaccaccaccacccgtcgctgccgcccgcggtgCCACCACTgacgtcggtcggtcgcgCGTACCGCACGCTCGGCTCTGGCAATTCAGCCGCCTTCCTCGGTCACGACGATTGCAAAAAGTTCCTCAAGCTGACGCCGGAGCTGTACACGCGCGAAAACCTCCGCCGCTTTGAGAAGCGCATGGACGagatcaaggccatggcgcgcgacATTGTGCGCCCCCTCCTCGGAAGCGGCCTCGAGCTAGACTTGGCCGGCTCGAGCCGAACTTCGGACGGCATCAGCTATCTCACATGCACGGCGGTCGGCAACAGGGACCTGCCCTGGCTGACCGACAGTTGA